The window CGAGTCGTGGAGCGAGCACTCGCAGACGAGGGCGCTCACCCCGCGCAGGAACGAGCCCAGCTCCGTGGACGGCCCCGTGTCTCCCGTGTACCCGAAGCTGAACGCCCCGCCTTCGAGCCGCCACGCGACGCTCTCCTCGGTGTGCGGCGTCTTGTGGGCTTCGAGCCGCGGACCTCCGCTCAGGTCGCGCGCCTCACCCGGCGCGAGTTCCTCGATGAGGACGGGAAAACCGGGATCCAGGATGAAGTCCCCGTAGGCGCCCGCGAGCTTCTCGAAGAATTCGCGCGTGCCCGCGGGACCCCACACCGTGAGCGGCCGGACGCGGGGTCGGGGGAGGCCGTGTTTCAGCGCGAAGAAGAGTCCCGGCAGCGCGCCGACGTGATCCGCGTGAAAGTGGGTGATCGCGAGGTCGCTGATCTCCCCCCAGGGCAGGCCGAGGCGGGCGAGCGCCTGCACGGCTCCGGGACCGCAGTCGAAGAGGACGCGCGTATGAGCCGCGGATTCCGTGCCCGGGGACGAGACCCAGTAGGAGGAGGCGGCCCGGTCCGCTTCCGGGACGACGGTACCGCACCCGACAACGATCAGTTCGGTTTCCCTCACGCCACCTGCGTGGCGGAGTTCTGCGTGCCGGAGTTGAGCTCCACGCCGACGATCGAGGAGACGCCCGCCTCCTGCATCGTCACGCCGTAGATCCAGTCGGCGTTCTCGATCGTTCGCGGATTGTGGGTGATGACGATGAACTGCGTCTCTTCCTTGAACTCCTTCAGCATGCGGACGAACCGCAGGATGTTCGTCTCGTCCAGCGGCGCGTCCACCTCGTCCAGCAGACAGAACGGGCTCGGCTTCGCGAGGTAGATCGCGAACAGCAGGGCGAGCGCGGTCAGGGCCCGTTCACCGCCCGATAGCAGGTGGATCCGTTGCGTCTTCTTGCCGCGGGGGCTGGCCGAGATCTCGATCGGGGAGTCCAGGGCGTCGTCGGGATTCTCGAACCGGAGATCGCACTGCCCGCCCTCGAAGAGGGTGTCGAAGGTGCGGTGGAAGTTGGTCCTCACCTGCTCGAACGTTTCCAGGAG is drawn from Candidatus Palauibacter australiensis and contains these coding sequences:
- a CDS encoding MBL fold metallo-hydrolase — encoded protein: MRETELIVVGCGTVVPEADRAASSYWVSSPGTESAAHTRVLFDCGPGAVQALARLGLPWGEISDLAITHFHADHVGALPGLFFALKHGLPRPRVRPLTVWGPAGTREFFEKLAGAYGDFILDPGFPVLIEELAPGEARDLSGGPRLEAHKTPHTEESVAWRLEGGAFSFGYTGDTGPSTELGSFLRGVSALVCECSLHDSQVSDNHLSPARVAELAVAAGPRLLVLTHIYPHFRMDHDVARLVTEAGYAGNACIAREGLRVSLTNR